The following proteins are encoded in a genomic region of Gemmatimonadota bacterium:
- a CDS encoding glycosyltransferase, which produces MRILWLKTELLHPLDKGGRIRTYHMLAALKREHHVTYLTLDDGTAAPDAEERAHEYCHVLDRVPFRTTPGDSPRLYLDLLANAVTSLPYAVAKYRSAEMERRVRAHVASGEHDVLVCDFLFPSRNVPDGLDIPTVLFQHNVEAAIWERHTNVARSRIKKAYFGNQWRRMERIEGSECRRFDHVVAVSEADARKHEADYGLEHVSWVPTGVDTTFFRPDGPYPSGSREIVFTGAMDWMPNEDAIAWFGEEILPRIRKRVPDARFTLVGRNPTERIRRVVERCPGIDLVGRVPDVRPYVERGAVFVVPIRIGGGTRLKIFEAMAMERPVVTTQVGAEGLPVREGDHVRFADEAEAFADRVVELLERPEEARALGARGAEYVRAHFGWDRIAEAFAGICEDVVGGRIPAQGRSGR; this is translated from the coding sequence ATGCGCATCCTCTGGCTCAAGACGGAGCTGCTGCATCCGCTGGACAAGGGCGGCCGCATCCGCACCTACCACATGCTGGCCGCGCTCAAGCGCGAGCATCACGTCACGTACCTGACGCTGGACGACGGCACCGCCGCGCCCGACGCGGAGGAGCGCGCGCACGAGTACTGCCACGTCCTGGACCGGGTGCCCTTCCGCACCACGCCGGGTGACTCGCCCCGGCTGTACCTGGACCTGCTGGCGAACGCCGTCACTTCCCTGCCCTATGCGGTGGCCAAGTACCGCTCGGCCGAGATGGAGCGCCGCGTGCGCGCGCACGTCGCGAGCGGCGAGCACGACGTGCTGGTGTGCGACTTCCTGTTCCCGAGCCGGAACGTGCCGGACGGACTGGACATCCCCACCGTGCTGTTCCAGCACAACGTGGAGGCCGCCATCTGGGAGCGGCACACGAACGTGGCCCGCTCGCGCATCAAGAAGGCGTACTTCGGCAACCAGTGGCGGCGCATGGAGCGCATCGAGGGCAGCGAGTGCCGTCGCTTCGACCATGTGGTGGCCGTCTCCGAAGCGGACGCGCGCAAGCACGAGGCGGACTACGGCCTCGAGCACGTCTCCTGGGTCCCGACCGGCGTGGACACGACGTTCTTCCGTCCGGACGGGCCGTATCCGTCCGGCTCACGCGAGATCGTGTTCACGGGCGCGATGGACTGGATGCCCAACGAGGACGCGATCGCCTGGTTCGGCGAGGAGATCCTCCCCCGGATCCGCAAGCGCGTCCCCGACGCGCGCTTCACCCTGGTGGGCCGGAATCCCACCGAGCGCATACGGCGCGTGGTGGAGCGCTGTCCCGGCATCGACCTGGTGGGGCGGGTCCCCGACGTGCGGCCCTACGTGGAGCGGGGCGCGGTGTTCGTGGTGCCCATCCGCATCGGCGGAGGGACGCGCCTCAAGATCTTCGAGGCCATGGCCATGGAGCGGCCGGTCGTGACCACGCAGGTGGGTGCCGAAGGCCTGCCCGTCCGGGAAGGTGACCACGTGCGCTTCGCCGACGAGGCGGAGGCGTTCGCGGACCGCGTGGTGGAGCTGCTGGAGCGGCCGGAGGAAGCGCGTGCGCTCGGCGCGCGCGGCGCCGAGTACGTGCGCGCCCACTTCGGATGGGACCGCATCGCGGAGGCCTTCGCGGGGATCTGCGAAGACGTGGTGGGTGGGCGGATCCCGGCGCAGGGGCGCAGCGGGCGGTAG